In a genomic window of Chroicocephalus ridibundus chromosome 14, bChrRid1.1, whole genome shotgun sequence:
- the PRPSAP1 gene encoding phosphoribosyl pyrophosphate synthase-associated protein 1 isoform X3, with product MELLIMAYALKTSCARNIIGVIPYFPYSKQSKMRKRGSIVCKLLASMLAKAGLTHIITMDLHQKEIQGFFSFPVDNLRASPFLLQYIQEEIPDYRNAVIVAKSPDAAKRAQSYAERLRLGLAVIHGEAQCTEQDMDDGRHSPPMVKNATVHPGLELPLMMAKEKPPITVVGDVGGRIAIIVDDIIDDVESFVAAAEILKERGAYKIFVMATHGLLSADAPRLIEESSIDEVVVTNTVPHEVQKLQCPKIKTVDISLILSEAIRRIHNGESMAYLFRNITVDD from the exons ATGGAGCTGCTGATAATGGCATACGCACTGAAGACTTCCTGTGCCAGGAACATCATTGGGGTCATCCCTTACTTCCCCTACAGCAAACAGAGCAAGATGAGGAAGAGGGGCTCTATAGTCTGCAAGCTGCTGGCTTCGATGCTCGCCAAGGCAG gtttaACACACATTATCACTATGGACCTTCATCAAAAGGAAATTCAAGGCTTCTTCAGCTTCCCAGTAGACAACCTGAGAGCATCCCCTTTCTTGCTTCAGTATATACAGGAAGAA ATTCCAGATTACAGAAACGCGGTTATTGTAGCCAAATCTCCTGATGCAGCTAAAAG GGCTCAGTCTTACGCTGAGAGACTACGGCTGGGACTAGCAGTGATCCATGGAGAGGCTCAGTGTACAGAGCAGGACATGGATGACGGACGTCACTCCCCTCCGATGGTCAAAAATGCAACTGTGCATCCTGGTCTGGAGCTGCCGT tgATGATGGCCAAGGAGAAACCGCCAATAACTGTGGTTGGAGATGTTGGAGGAAGAATTGCCATCATCGTG gATGACATCATCGATGATGTGGAAAGCTTTGTAGCTGCTGCAGAGATCCTGAAAGAGCGCGGAGCCTACAAGATTTTTGTGATGGCTACTCATGGGCTCCTGTCAGCAGATGCTCCCCGTCTCATAGAGGAATCCTCCATTGATGAG GTGGTAGTAACCAACACCGTTCCTCACGAGGTACAGAAGCTCCAGTGCCCCAAGATAAAGACTGTGGATATCAGTTTGATTCTTTCTGAAGCCATCCGACGAATCCACAACGGCGAGTCCATGGCCTATCTCTTTCGCAACATCACTGTTGATGACTAG